The sequence ACGGGGCCGTACTGGCGGACGATGTACGGCTCGAAGAACGGCTGGTCCGGACGGTCGGTCCGGTAGGTGTTTGCCGACAGGAAGGGGAAGCGGGCCTCACGGCGACAGCGCTGCAGCACGTCCAGACCGAAATTGAACTCATGGTTGCCCACCGTCATGGCGTCGTAGTTCATCGCGTTCATCGCCTGGATGACGGGATTGGGTTCGTCCGACTTCACCTCCGCGTAGTAGTACGCCAGGGGACTGCCCTGGATGGAGTCGCCGTTGTCGATGAGCAAAAGGTGAGGGTTGTCCTGACGGGCCGCGCGAACGTGGGCAGCGACCCGCACAAGACCGAGGTCCGCCGGAGCCCCGCGGTAATAATCCCACGCGGCCAGTCGGCCGTGAATGTCCGTCGTCTGGATGACGGTGACCCGGACCTGGTCCGCGGGCTTCTTGACGGCGGCGCCGGGGGGCGCCGGTGCCGCCACGGCGAGCAGCAGGATCAGGCTAATGATCGGCAGCGTTTTGATCATGTGTGTGCACCTCGTCAGGATGGAGCGCCTGGTAGACTTTGGCCGCGGTCCGGCCGCCCAGCGCCGCGGCCAGATCCGCCTCGCTGGCGGCCGAGACGCGCCGCCAGGATCCGAACTGTTTCAGCAGCGTTTGCTTGCGGCGGGGACCCACGCCGGGAATGTCGTCGAGAGGCGAGGCGAACAAAGCCCCGGCGCGGCGGCGACGGTGGTAGGTTACGGCGAAGCGGTGCGCCTCGTCGCGAACCTGCTGGAGGAGTTTGAGGGCCGGCGAGGTCCGGGGGAGCCGGATCGGCTCCTTCCGGCCCGGCAGGTAGACCTCTTCGCGCTGTTTGGCCAGCCCCGCCACCGGCACCCGGATAGCCGGATCCAGCGCGGCCAGGCCGTCCAGGGCGGCGGCGACCTGGCCCTCGCCGCCGTCCACCAGGATCAGGCCGGGCAGCTCCCGGTGCTCGTCCAGCAATCGCCGGAAACGCCGGTAAACAACTTCCCGCATGGCGGCCAGATCGTCCGGCCGGCCGCCGGCTGTGCGGATTCGGAAACGGCGGTACTGCGCGGGCACCATCTGCCCCTCGACCATGGCCACCATCACGCCCACCGACTCGCGGCCCTGGGTGGTGGACATGTCGAAGCCTTCAATCCGCCCCGGCGGTTCCGGCAGATCGAGGGCAGCCTGGAGGAGGCGAAGGCTGTCCGGCTGTTGGTCCACGGCCGGGAAGCGGAGGAAGAAGGCGTGGCGCGCGTTGAGCTCCGCGAGCTCAAGCAGGCGCAGCCACCGTCCGCGCCGCGGATGGGCGATCACCACCCGCCGACCGCGTCGCTCCGCGAGCCACTGGGTGAGCAGGTCCGGTTCCGCCACCGCGGTGGGCACGAACACCCGGGGCGGGATTCGTAGCTCTCGGTAGTAGAACTGGCGGAGGAATTCGGCATAAAACTCGTCCCCGTTCCAGTGCGGCAGATCCTCCCAGAAGTACTGCCGCCGGTCCACCACCTTGGTGCCGCGCATGTGGAACACCTGCACCGAGAGCCGGCCGTCCCGGTAGTAGCCGCCGAATACGTCCGCATCGTCATTGATGCCGAGCACGGACTGCTGTTCGTCGGCGAGCGCCTGGACTGCCTGGATCCGGTCCCGCAGCCGCGCGGCATCCTCGAACCTCAGTTCGGCGGCCGCCTGGTTCATGTCGGCTTCGAGGCGCCGCCGCAGATCGCGGTCGCGGCCTTCCAGGAACAGAATCGCCGCGT is a genomic window of Acidobacteriota bacterium containing:
- the uvrC gene encoding excinuclease ABC subunit UvrC, encoding MEWRAALNQKLATLPNAPGVYLYRDARGAVIYIGKARDLRHRVRSYFQEARDRDPKTARLVAELRDVEYIVTGSEYEAFILESNLVHEHQPRYNFYLKDDKSFPFIRITLKAPFPQISLTRRPIRDGSRYFGPYIPASRARLLIDTVRRTFGIRHCRKEIDGSATRPCCLDYHIARCLGPCVTALCSREQYWAAVDAAILFLEGRDRDLRRRLEADMNQAAAELRFEDAARLRDRIQAVQALADEQQSVLGINDDADVFGGYYRDGRLSVQVFHMRGTKVVDRRQYFWEDLPHWNGDEFYAEFLRQFYYRELRIPPRVFVPTAVAEPDLLTQWLAERRGRRVVIAHPRRGRWLRLLELAELNARHAFFLRFPAVDQQPDSLRLLQAALDLPEPPGRIEGFDMSTTQGRESVGVMVAMVEGQMVPAQYRRFRIRTAGGRPDDLAAMREVVYRRFRRLLDEHRELPGLILVDGGEGQVAAALDGLAALDPAIRVPVAGLAKQREEVYLPGRKEPIRLPRTSPALKLLQQVRDEAHRFAVTYHRRRRAGALFASPLDDIPGVGPRRKQTLLKQFGSWRRVSAASEADLAAALGGRTAAKVYQALHPDEVHTHDQNAADH